In one window of Paraflavitalea soli DNA:
- a CDS encoding helix-turn-helix domain-containing protein: MSESMAQLPGLFIFLFLMAGTQGIILSVVLWRHKSNRLQNQLLAWLVLMFSISLFFFILTNISAYYDHPLYPGVTAGWIVGTAAANFLLMYLRACFGLPAMPRRAVLYWLPTAFFIVLMVARYMIGPGVAANFIAYGWVGLGYVVGMTAWCYYKFHLYASRGTVVQSSRKTKRYLRWILLFFATYSVVQITGFTLYHYIPSVVSLYVSVLVKLLTTIGIYAIAYLNVQYAHQVAPVMMAMPVEPAEKYKFSSLDEDTALLIREQLLALVERDKIYLQRDLMQKDVADKLGTSVHYLSQVLNERMEVSFPDFVNRLRIEEAKRMLSAGDDSKIESIALDTGFNNKVSFNKSFKKFTGLTPSQYKMQAQKLSDRV; this comes from the coding sequence ATGTCTGAATCAATGGCTCAATTACCGGGATTGTTTATATTCCTTTTCCTGATGGCGGGAACGCAGGGGATCATTTTATCCGTTGTATTGTGGCGGCATAAAAGCAATCGCCTTCAGAATCAGCTGCTGGCCTGGCTGGTGCTGATGTTTTCCATCAGTCTCTTCTTTTTCATCCTTACCAATATCTCCGCCTATTATGATCACCCGTTGTATCCGGGTGTTACGGCGGGCTGGATCGTAGGCACCGCGGCGGCTAATTTTCTCCTGATGTACCTGCGCGCCTGCTTTGGCCTGCCGGCTATGCCCCGTCGGGCTGTGCTGTACTGGCTGCCCACGGCATTTTTCATCGTATTGATGGTGGCCAGGTATATGATAGGCCCCGGTGTGGCCGCCAATTTTATTGCCTACGGCTGGGTAGGCCTGGGTTATGTTGTTGGCATGACGGCCTGGTGTTATTATAAGTTCCACCTCTATGCTTCCCGGGGTACAGTTGTCCAAAGCAGCCGGAAAACCAAGCGTTACCTGCGGTGGATATTGTTGTTCTTTGCTACGTATTCCGTGGTACAGATAACCGGCTTTACACTGTATCATTACATCCCTTCGGTTGTTTCCCTGTATGTGTCGGTATTGGTTAAGCTACTCACTACGATAGGTATCTATGCCATTGCCTACCTCAATGTGCAATATGCTCACCAGGTGGCGCCGGTCATGATGGCCATGCCGGTGGAGCCGGCAGAGAAATATAAGTTCTCCAGCCTGGATGAAGACACCGCCCTGCTGATCCGCGAGCAATTGCTGGCCCTGGTAGAAAGGGACAAAATATACCTGCAGCGTGATCTGATGCAAAAGGATGTGGCCGACAAACTGGGCACTTCCGTTCATTATTTATCCCAGGTGCTTAATGAACGGATGGAGGTAAGCTTTCCTGATTTTGTGAACAGGCTGCGAATAGAGGAAGCCAAAAGGATGCTTTCGGCAGGAGATGATAGTAAGATAGAGTCCATTGCGCTGGATACGGGGTTTAACAACAAGGTATCCTTTAATAAATCTTTTAAGAAGTTTACAGGTCTTACACCCTCTCAATACAAAATGCAGGCGCAGAAACTAAGCGATCGGGTATAA
- a CDS encoding RteC domain-containing protein encodes MREQCKLLYEKMLAEMESCRQQSLTEKEQIECAFRTCEMNWKKLQALLHTYRFHSESEEAWFFKTIKPQFTGLIEYYALVYKAALFLPDDDQHDIYKFWQNELQLARRFFTEHESFYNYYKGGMTEMDTIYFVRANNDPTILPASKAYDIAPEATTSHDHLVASIIAREQYMEYVNRQMQRINN; translated from the coding sequence ATGAGAGAACAATGCAAACTCTTGTACGAAAAGATGTTGGCAGAAATGGAGTCCTGCAGGCAACAGAGTCTAACCGAAAAAGAGCAAATTGAATGTGCCTTCCGGACTTGTGAAATGAACTGGAAAAAGCTACAAGCCCTTCTACACACCTACCGGTTCCATAGCGAATCCGAAGAAGCCTGGTTCTTCAAAACCATCAAACCTCAATTTACCGGCCTCATTGAATATTATGCCCTCGTATATAAAGCCGCCTTATTTCTCCCGGACGACGATCAGCACGATATTTATAAGTTTTGGCAAAATGAACTGCAACTGGCCAGACGCTTCTTTACAGAGCATGAATCTTTCTATAACTATTATAAAGGCGGAATGACCGAAATGGATACCATCTATTTTGTACGCGCCAATAACGATCCTACCATCCTGCCTGCTTCAAAAGCTTATGATATTGCACCCGAGGCTACCACCTCCCACGACCACCTGGTGGCCTCTATTATTGCCCGTGAACAATACATGGAATATGTGAACCGGCAAATGCAGCGGATCAACAATTAA
- a CDS encoding LytR/AlgR family response regulator transcription factor, translating to MNNINTAKTSRGSKPDMTIRHAEEGIVPLFPRKETSSLNTNLSHQLQELLELLSPEKTGGPAYRNRFLIRKGHQFISVPVTDIWYFYSREKLCFVKTIDNKDYVVPFSIAEIEGMVSPKRFFRVSRKYIISHGAITKILVWFNGKLKVEIQPGATEDIVISRERVNGFKTWLGE from the coding sequence ATGAATAACATCAACACAGCAAAAACAAGCCGGGGTTCAAAACCGGATATGACAATCCGGCATGCAGAAGAAGGAATAGTTCCACTCTTTCCCCGGAAGGAAACGTCATCATTAAACACCAACCTGTCGCACCAGTTGCAGGAATTACTGGAATTGCTCAGTCCGGAGAAAACGGGAGGCCCCGCTTACAGAAACCGGTTTCTCATCCGGAAAGGCCACCAGTTTATATCCGTTCCTGTTACAGATATCTGGTATTTCTATTCCCGGGAAAAGTTATGCTTTGTAAAAACCATTGATAATAAGGACTACGTAGTGCCTTTTTCCATTGCAGAGATTGAAGGAATGGTTTCTCCTAAACGTTTTTTCCGTGTGAGCAGAAAATACATCATCAGTCATGGGGCTATCACTAAGATACTGGTTTGGTTCAATGGTAAACTGAAGGTGGAGATACAGCCGGGAGCTACTGAAGATATTGTGATCAGCCGGGAGCGGGTGAATGGATTTAAGACCTGGCTGGGCGAATAA